The Monomorium pharaonis isolate MP-MQ-018 chromosome 5, ASM1337386v2, whole genome shotgun sequence genome includes a window with the following:
- the LOC105828128 gene encoding uncharacterized protein LOC105828128 isoform X3: protein MSDGSNMGLFGSKDRNQEQKEKSSKDSSPARYAPYGVDSDTETYDTEALSMMDINDIIGVQSGEQVGESTLESEIAALSQIITDSKVELTLQSKDLNPVIQQQTSSKIANLTSSTLHISSIDNTSESSIVSEKCTDSICELQEEMSDLTCENETRTEPSVIAEMSASENADVDFKRDEAFDVKTSEIVINTSTMGTVRDEQQVDIVFPMGHEMSDAKKTADETVDNIIDSQNETKSGLKPVVIACGNISKSLQLIGEAYNSEDSEETDMNDNDSPKETPSLSTHRETSSSDVSAKQHKEDSCEITDILEQSTEISSKLNDTSVAISEELNAKVETVIDSKLDLDKIESENSNQSEMLQQVLEVQEDVDDTASTKVSECVDIETLTRTQQNENNTEIEMNTTERTALEHQSSNETLKETADTIVDTSAILTMEITKNIEQREENTEIESSTLALGSETEEQDLAISSEKELPNTKEANEHSCPAVDANVLECEDRDIVSVNKIQESTLTKTSDKELSMTDATNKNNNSQEVDVTFIQKDLEKTVVTSDNQDSADVVETKKETSVLMDTNVLQTASDTTNKDLILNEDISRNRPDAEEKNITDVPAGSHLLSEENSDLSSKNLIIQSDSTSDGNNSEDTNVCTQDVLETLTSVKHEKSIDQFPSVLLEKSEINNTTSSKFEELHSILISHEDSSSLENVSKSEVEEIENVERKILEAASLSVNKDQNKTALIENKPVQMSNQSESSVLKQDNSSIKVESKLSLENVTSSNILLENDTNSSLTENLIAPENDVTDYICNIVRKEDKVAENITAEISLNETAIKISDLDEDKVKEIEKITEKEKKVNEINLVSESVIPEDVQANSENINLQDDEKTKPCERIAKIPMESKNSIDVAPTVEENNMQPIIKESTDANLKEVQSNIDEISLSQKSSDEKMSTEKLIEKLPQDLANVDAPATVQTVDSLEGLLDITLMSDNENSSLKDMKTEDKTLMEEIVSKNIDMDLLLDQANQSEATMTQSSDYITNVIVSCLSNRDNETSETDINIPSNDKTTENKDTSLKVNEDMSAELVSETASNDKMEESLETDSNLQQNDLDVDFESSRLEAVDLEESETKLELPQDILEGVIPSESLSRHTDTPTVIENSQSSSEISELESAVKFLQESEEQTIDSLVLSPKMVESVVEDITKQANAELYVPDEIDNFTNAESELAHLRNADATDSISISEAEIISEAAKLENERKFATQMQNVPNIVVKDTEELNEETRMCLSDTTSVADNSLNAQTVEQSHKEKGAVPEIRSLSSEGILKACELIPRVSILEERLKEPPKIEIPVPDSSKVLESSISPNDSLLIPKDARAIAYSRMLESPKSADKVELKGADTPRKDFEKHSDLENVGSPRIILKIAKSAITDCSEPRSPKSPKIRSATNSPNPDDSPGQKLGKIKLKLSKGGHPSIISNENLDEVNQWHTTENTSSLSPIGMKIKLSKSGDASIVGIEKHESPDDSKEVKYKIEEPKRTDSPIGMKIKLSKSGDASIISDSKQQDTKEALTKHKEKLEMPQGSPKRTESPIGMKIKLSKTGDASIIQTDRQESLEEHKEVTQKRTDSPIGMKIKLSKTGDASIVSPDASEDLSTKTKEKQDHPELPKRTESPIGMKIKLSKCKGAASIISVDNTEDTKDKLEVPEPPKRTESPLGMKIKLSKTGDASIIHSEVTEDVKEMKHKDRSEILQDTVKTPESSGLKIKMKTGEAASLISPDVTEEQDVLQTFGLSTSSVPRIKVSKSGDMSVVSNKTELTEESRSRGEGQAEMPKRTESPLGMKIKLSKSGDASIVQSEIIAEEHQSKTTRADAEYSKGSDSSLGMKIKLFKTGDASVVETPSSGSSSEKKDKQQRRRDAADSPLEMKIKLSKTGHPTIVTCDSHGESTAQKGKDPAAVDPAINFSHRYMEHAAGHKESPLKIIKTSGHPSILQSNRSELTIEPVQMQNRKQQPTETAQQQIEISPKRKDVTISPIESKKSKLETQLSQILPEVTIQPVMCRDQKQQQQQQQQQQKLLFDPKTSLISRQQMNVINQEISITQVRSDNASDKFKDICKNSPGGLSDCEIIEHRPELIIVNENSNSSQDVVIIEEVSPNRADIKVPKKRGRPRRNPATVQQQQQPSAQMLIPRDPLALDDVQQVPPQQFEHRENERPKRTCRNQKSYAPPKRGRGGRGRGKRKLDNVEPQIGKKTRIEQDLSAIEASTMAVITIDETPVQQESLRKSSELYKALKQPPIDRKSSALGRKEAAKKDSKISNSEIAVLDPTSSLCTQEDPTKASNQSLLVSKADEQHKKPALEIVSERTQKSAVKQHAENKGKISDGIKEIPVPPGHSNWLTPTSKKQPDSTAIRGETVSTVQVIDEETRMSAESGSRSQTPARNIPAPTSETIINEESQGSVLSTATTESEKVKVKNRRMEINFDPDEGPFTVDKIAEYEWPLDRKGETFMIQEQISQYLGVKSFKRKYPDLKRRVVDMEERNYLRENGLVSEAMCDMGLTAVCSSEVLDVMCSDFPDQYEEYRKHMREKQVKEHSKKQKELTAAANAERNRIDLAEMAMQSAFTWNANLNKARKEQRKYCLDLQTFTIQQPQQKQQKIDSEHKVGHYPVALIPGQYTDYYREYTPAELRYYPLNTVLYGPTRPNERKSDSQSEGSQSDSDSESSSDDSSSSSSEGTQDTEGSQSTMDEVDMEISNAKDDTKLKCKMCLKVLNKHNKNEILIQCGTCNGNVHPSCIDLTLDMVPHIQSYAWQCTDCKTCAQCHDPADEDKMLFCDMCDRGYHIYCVGLRRVPQGRWHCQECAVCANCGSREPGGANSDRNSVAQWQHEYKKGEKNTRVYVSTLCVPCSKLWRKGRYCPHCSRCHTAQRLDLETNLVHCSACDKYLHLECVETKGVVVDKKNYLCDFCTPSTSQHVVKPLMSKVLKT, encoded by the exons ATGTCCGACGGTTCTAACATGGGCCTATTTGGCTCTAAGGACCGGAATCaggaacaaaaagaaaaatcttcCAAGGACAGCTCCCCAGCCCGTTATGCGCCATACGGCGTTGACAGCGACACCGAGACATACGATACCGAGGCCCTGAGCATGATGGATATCAACGATATCATCGGCGTACAGTCCGGTGAGCAGGTCGGCGAGTCGACCCTGGAGAGCGAGATTGCCGCTCTTTCACAGATTATTACGGATTCAAAGGTAGAACTGACTTTGCAGTCAAAGGACTTAAACCCAGTAATACAACAACAGACTTCTTCTAAGATAGCTAATCTCACTTCTAGTACTCTTCATATCTCAAGCATTGATAATACCAGCGAATCTAGTATTGTGTCTGAAAAGTGTACAGATAGCATTTGTGAGTTGCAGGAAGAAATGTCTGATCTTACCTGTGAAAATGAGACACGCACGGAACCGTCAGTTATCGCGGAAATGAGTGCCTCGGAAAACGCAGATGTGGACTTTAAACGCGATGAAGCTTTCGACGTAAAGACTAGCGAAATAGTTATTAATACATCCACTATG GGAACTGTCCGAGACGAGCAACAAGTGGACATTGTTTTTCCCATGGGTCACGAGATGAGCGACGCTAAGAAAACGGCGGATGAAACTGTTGACAATATCATTGACAGCCAAAACGAAACCAAGAGTGGTTTAAAGCCTGTAGTAATAGCTTGTGGAAACATTAGCAAGAGTTTACAATTGATAGGAGAAGCATACAACTCTGAGGATTCGGAGGAAACTGACATGAATGACAATGACTCGCCTAAAGAAACCCCATCACTTTCTACTCATAGGGAAACTTCGTCATCGGATGTTTCTGCAAAACAGCACAAGGAAGATAGTTGTGAAATAACCGATATATTGGAGCAAAGTACTGAGATTTCTTCAAAGTTAAATGACACGAGTGTGGCTATCTCGGAAGAATTAAACGCGAAAGTAGAAACTGTTATAGATAGCAAATTAGATCTAGATAAAATAGAGTCAGAAAATTCTAATCAAAGTGAAATGTTGCAACAAGTTTTAGAAGTACAAGAAGATGTAGACGATACTGCGTCAACTAAAGTATCAGAGTGTGTTGATATTGAAACATTAACTCGCACAcaacaaaatgaaaataatactgAAATCGAAATGAATACAACTGAAAGAACAGCATTAGAACATCAATCTTCTAATGAAACTTTGAAAGAAACTGCAGATACAATTGTTGATACATCTGCCATATTAACAATGGAAATAACAAAGAATATAGAACAAAGGGAAGAAAATACTGAAATAGAATCAAGTACATTAGCACTAGGTTCTGAAACAGAAGAGCAAGATTTAGCAATTTCTAGTGAAAAAGAACTGCCAAATACGAAAGAAGCAAATGAGCATAGTTGTCCTGCTGTTGATGCAAACGTTCTTGAATGCGAAGATAGGGATATTGTTtcagtaaataaaattcaggAGTCTACTTTAACCAAAACATCTGATAAGGAATTAAGTATGACAGACGcgacgaataaaaataataattctcagGAGGTAGATGTCACTTTTATACAGAAGGATCTTGAAAAAACTGTTGTAACTTCTGATAATCAAGATAGTGCAGATGTAGTGGAgactaaaaaagaaacatctgTACTAATGGATACAAATGTACTTCAAACTGCATCAGATACAACTaacaaagatttaattttaaatgaagatATATCAAGGAATCGTCCAGATGCTGAAGAAAAGAATATAACTGATGTACCTGCAGGTAGTCACTTACTAAGTGAGGAAAATTCAGATTTGAGctctaaaaatttgataatacaGAGTGATTCGACATCTGATGGTAATAATTCTGAAGATACAAATGTTTGCACACAAGATGTTCTTGAAACACTAACCTCGGTTAAACATGAAAAATCCATTGATCAATTTCCATCTGTGTTATTAGAAAAatctgaaattaataatactacaTCTAGTAAATTTGAAGAATTACATTCTATTCTGATTTCGCACGAAGATTCAAGTAGTTTAGAAAATGTAAGCAAATCCGAAGttgaagaaatagaaaatgtagAAAGAAAGATATTGGAAGCTGCATCATTATCTGTTAACAAAGATCAAAATAAAACTGCATTGATAGAAAATAAACCAGTGCAAATGTCTAATCAATCTGAATCAAGTGTTCTAAAACAAGACAATTCGTCTATAAAAGTAGAAAGTAAATTATCTTTGGAAAATGTTACGTCTtccaatatattattagagaATGATACAAATTCTTCATTAACTGAAAATTTGATTGCTCCAGAAAATGATGTAACAGATTACATTTGTAACATAGTACGGAAGGAAGATAAAGTCGCGGAAAATATTACAGCTGAGATATCATTGAATGAGacagcaataaaaatatcagattTAGACGAGGATAAAgttaaagaaattgaaaagattactgaaaaggaaaagaaagtgaatgaaataaatttagtttcgGAATCAGTAATtccagaggatgtccaagCAAATTCAGAGAATATCAATTTACAAGACGATGAAAAAACGAAACCGTGTGAAAGAATTGCGAAAATACCTATGGAATCGAAAAACTCAATCGATGTAGCGCCGACAGTTGAAGAGAATAATATGCAACCAATTATAAAAGAATCCACTGATGCTAATTTAAAAGAGGTACAATCAAATATCGACGAAATCTCTTTATCACAAAAGAGCTCAGACGAAAAAATGAGTACTGAAAAGTTAATAGAGAAACTGCCTCAAGATTTGGCAAATGTGGATGCTCCAGCTACCGTTCAAACCGTAGATTCTCTAGAAGGACTTTTGGACATAACACTTATGTCAGACAATGAAAATTCTTCGTTAAAGGATATGAAAACTGAGGATAAAACCTTAATGGAGGAGATAGTAAGTAAAAACATTGATATGGATCTTTTATTAGATCAAGCAAATCAAAGCGAAGCAACCATGACGCAGAGTTCGGACTACATAACAAATGTTATTGTTAGTTGTTTGTCAAACAGAGATAATGAAACGAGCGAGACTGATATCAACATACCGAGTAACGATAAAACTACCGAAAACAAGGATACTAGTTTAAAAGTGAACGAAGACATGAGTGCGGAGCTGGTTAGTGAGACGGCGAGTAACGATAAGATGGAAGAGTCTCTTGAAACGGATAGTAATTTGCAGCAGAACGATCTGGACGTGGATTTTGAGAGCAGTCGATTGGAGGCCGTTGATTTAGAAGAAAGCGAAACGAAACTGGAGCTGCCGCAGGATATTCTGGAGGGTGTAATACCGAGCGAGAGTCTTTCCCGGCATACCGATACTCCAACCGTCATCGAGAATTCGCAGTCGAGTTCGGAGATCTCGGAATTGGAATCCGCGGTGAAGTTTTTGCAGGAATCAGAGGAGCAAACGATAGACTCACTAGTACTCTCGCCGAAAATGGTGGAGAGCGTCGTCGAGGACATAACAAAGCAGGCGAACGCGGAGCTCTACGTGCCCGATGAAATAGACAATTTTACGAACGCCGAGTCCGAATTAGCGCATCTAAGGAACGCTGATGCTACGGATTCGATCTCCATTTCGGAAGCAGAGATCATATCGGAGGCGGCTAAGCTAGAGAATGAGCGAAAATTTGCGACGCAGATGCAGAACGTTCCTAATATTGTCGTGAAGGACACCGAAGAACTAAATGAAGAAACTCGCATGTGTTTATCTGATACCACTTCTGTCGCGGATAACTCCTTGAATGCGCAAACGGTGGAACAATCGCACAAGGAAAAAGGAGCTGTACCCGAAATTAGATCGTTGTCAAGTGAAGGTATTCTGAAAGCATGCGAACTGATTCCGAGGGTGTCAATATTGGAGGAGCGATTGAAGGAACCGCCAAAGATCGAGATACCCGTTCCGGATTCATCTAAGGTATTGGAATCTTCTATCAGTCCGAACGATAGTCTTCTTATACCGAAGGACGCGAGAGCTATCGCGTACTCGAGAATGTTGGAATCACCAAAATCGGCCGATAAAGTTGAGTTGAAAGGTGCAGACACGCCGCGCAAGGATTTTGAGAAACATTCGGACTTGGAGAACGTCGGTTCGCCGAGAATAATCCTAAAGATCGCCAAATCAGCGATCACAGATTGCAGCGAACCACGATCACCAAAGAGTCCAAAGATCCGATCGGCTACGAATTCACCGAATCCAGATGACAGTCCAGGTCAAAAGTTAGGaaagattaaattgaaattatcgaAGGGAGGCCATCCATCCATAATATCCAACGAAAATCTGGATGAGGTCAACCAGTGGCACACCACTGAGAACACATCGTCATTATCTCCCATCGGTATGAAAATCAAGCTCTCTAAATCCGGCGACGCTTCAATTGTGGGTATAGAAAAACACGAAAGTCCAGACGATTCGAAGGAGGTGAAGTACAAAATCGAAGAGCCGAAGAGAACGGATTCGCCGATCGGTATGAAGATAAAACTATCCAAATCTGGAGATGCCTCGATTATCTCCGATTCCAAGCAACAAGATACCAAAGAAGCTCTCACAAAACACAAGGAGAAATTGGAGATGCCGCAAGGAAGCCCAAAAAGAACAGAATCGCCAATTGGAATGAAGATCAAACTCTCAAAAACTGGTGACGCTTCTATTATTCAGACTGACAGGCAAGAATCTTTAGAAGAGCACAAAGAAGTCACGCAGAAAAGAACGGATTCTCCGATTGGTATGAAAATTAAACTGTCGAAAACCGGTGACGCTTCCATCGTATCTCCGGATGCTTCCGAGGATTTGTCTACGAAGACGAAGGAAAAGCAAGATCATCCGGAGCTACCGAAAAGGACTGAGTCTCCGATTGGAATGAAGATAAAGCTATCTAAATGCAAAGGCGCTGCATCTATTATTTCGGTAGACAACACTGAAGATACAAAGGACAAATTGGAGGTACCTGAACCACCTAAACGCACCGAGTCGCCACTTGGtatgaaaataaagttatcTAAAACCGGAGACGCGTCTATTATACATTCCGAAGTCACAGAAGATGTTAAGGAAATGAAACATAAAGACAGGTCTGAGATATTGCAAGACACAGTGAAAACACCAGAGTCTTCCGGGCTCAAGATCAAGATGAAGACAGGCGAAGCGGCATCGTTAATATCGCCGGACGTTACCGAAGAGCAAGATGTATTACAAACTTTTGGATTATCTACAAGCAGCGTTCCAAGGATTAAAGTATCTAAATCTGGAGATATGTCAGTGGTTTCTAATAAAACAGAGTTAACAGAAGAGTCGAGATCACGGGGAGAGGGTCAGGCAGAAATGCCGAAGAGAACGGAATCTCCACTCGGCATGAAAATCAAGTTGTCCAAGAGCGGCGACGCTTCCATTGTGCAAAGCGAAATTATCGCTGAGGAGCATCAAAGTAAGACCACGCGTGCCGATGCAGAATATTCGAAAGGCAGCGACTCGTCACTCGGGATGAAGATTAAGCTATTTAAAACCGGCGACGCTTCGGTGGTAGAAACACCATCTTCCGGTTCTTCTTCCGAGAAGAAAGACAAACAGCAGCGACGCAGAGATGCCGCCGATTCACCATTAGAGATGAAAATCAAACTGTCCAAAACCGGTCACCCTACGATCGTAACCTGTGACAGTCACGGCGAGTCCACCGCGCAGAAAGGTAAAGATCCAGCGGCTGTGGATccagcaataaatttttctcacaGATATATGGAACACGCTGCAGGGCATAAAGAATCTCCATTGAAAATCATCAAGACCAGCGGTCATCCGTCCATTCTACAGAGCAATCGTTCTGAACTGACGATCGAGCCGGTGCAGATGCAGAACAGAAAACAGCAACCGACGGAGACCGCCCAGCAACAGATCGAAATATCGCCCAAACGTAAAGATGTAACAATCTCGCCAATTGAAAGCAAGAAATCTAAGTTAGAGACGCAGCTCTCGCAGATTCTGCCGGAGGTCACAATCCAACCAGTAATGTGTCGGGATCAGaaacagcagcaacaacagcagcagcaacagcagaaACTATTATTCGATCCGAAAACGAGTTTGATCAGTCGACAGCAGATGAACGTGATCAACCAGGAGATCAGTATCACGCAAGTACGGTCAGATAATGCGTCCGACAAGTTCAAGGATATATGCAAAAATTCGCCGGGTGGATTATCGGATTGCGAAATCATCGAACATCGCCCGGAACTGATAATCGTTAACGAAAATTCGAACTCCAGCCAGGATGTTGTCATCATAGAGGAGGTGTCGCCCAATAGAGCCGATATTAAGGTGCCGAAGAAGAGAGGCAGACCGCGAAGAAATCCTGCGACAGTgcaacagcaacaacagccATCCGCGCAAATGCTGATACCCAGAGATCCCTTGGCATTAGATGATGTACAGCAAGTTCCTCCGCAACAATTCGAACACAGAGAAAACGAGAGGCCTAAGAGAACTTGCAGGAATCAGAAAAGTTATGCTCCACCAAAGAGAGGCAGAGGAGGACGAG GTCGTGGTAAACGGAAACTAGATAACGTAGAGCCtcaaattggaaaaaaaactcGTATAGAGCAAGACTTATCAGCTATAGAGGCATCGACGATGGCTGTCATCACTATTGACGAAACACCAGTACAACAAGAATCACTTCGGAAATCATCAGAACTTTACAAGGCGCTAAAGCAACCACCCATAGATCGTAAAAGCTCCGCGTTAGGTCGTAAAGAAGCGGCAAAAAAGGATTCCAAAATCTCGAACTCGGAGATTGCGGTACTAGATCCTACAAGTTCGTTATGCACTCAAGAAGATCCGACAAAAGCGTCTAATCAGAGCTTATTGGTTTCGAAAGCTGACGAGCAGCATAAAAAACCAGCCTTAGAAATCGTTTCTGAGAGGACGCAGAAGTCGGCAGTAAAGCAACATGCCGAAAATAAAGGTAAAATATCGGACGGGATTAAAGAGATACCTGTACCTCCCGGACATTCGAATTGGCTGACACCAACGTCGAAAAAGCAACCAGATTCGACAGCCATCAGAGGTGAAACAGTGTCGACAGTGCAAGTGATTGATGAAGAAACAAGAATGAGCGCCGAATCTGGTTCAAGGTCTCAAACACCGGCTAGAAATATACCAGCACCGA cttcggagacaataataaatgaaGAGTCGCAGGGTAGTGTCTTGAGCACCGCCACGACAGAATCGgaaaaagttaaagtaaaGAACCGAAgaatggaaattaattttgatcccGATGAAGGACCTTTCACTGTTGATAAAATAGCAGAATACGAATGGCCACTGGATCGAAAGGGTGAAACCTTTATGATACAGGAACAGATATCACAGTATCTTGGCGTAAAGTCTTTTAAACGTAAATATCCTGATCTCAAACGCAGAGTAGTTGATATGGAAGAGAGAAATTATTTGAGGGAGAATGGATTAGTCAGTGAAGCGATGTGCGATATGG GATTAACTGCAGTATGTAGCTCGGAAGTACTAGACGTAATGTGCAGTGATTTCCCTGATCAGTACGAAGAATATCGTAAGCATATGCGCGAGAAACAAGTTAAGGAACATTCCAAGAAGCAGAAGGAATTGACGGCAGCCGCAAATGCGGAGAGAAACAGGATAGACCTTGCGGAAATGGCAATGCAGTCCGCATTTACATGGAACGCCAACTTAAACAAAGCTCGCAAGGAACAGCGCAAATACTGTTTAGATCTGCAGACTTTCACGATTCAGCAACCACAGCAGAAGCAACAGAAAATCGACTCGGAGCATAAAGTAGGACATTATCCTGTTGCTCTGATACCAGGACAATATACTGATTATTATCGAGAATATACACCAGCAGAACTGAGATATTATCCGCTGAATACAGTCTTATATGGACCCACGCGACCTAATGAGCGTAAAAGTGATAGTCAGTCGGAAGGTTCTCAAAGCGACAGCGATAGTGAATCGTCTTCTGATGACTCAAG TTCGTCCTCCAGTGAAGGTACACAAGATACGGAAGGATCTCAATCAACCATGGATGAAGTAGATATGGAAATCTCAAACGCAAAGGATGATACAAAGTTGAAATGCAAAATGTGCCTGAAAGTTCTAAATAAACATAACAAAAACGAGATATTAATCCAATGTGGTACATGCAATGGAAACG ttcATCCATCTTGTATAGATTTAACATTGGATATGGTACCACACATTCAATCATATGCATGGCAATGCACTGATTGTAAAACGTGTGCGCAATGTCATGATCCCGCAGACGAAGACAAGATGCTTTTCTGTGATATGTGTGATCGTGG GTATCATATCTATTGTGTTGGTTTACGACGTGTGCCGCAGGGAAGATGGCATTGTCAGGAATGTGCCGTCTGCGCAAATTGTGGTTCGAGGGAGCCTGGTGGTGCTAATTCAGACCGAAACAGCGTTGCACAATGGCAACACGAATATAAAAAAGGCGAGAAAAATACTCGAGTATATGTCTCAACGCTCTGTGTACCGTGCTCGAA GCTGTGGCGAAAGGGTCGCTATTGCCCGCACTGCAGTCGCTGTCATACCGCCCAAAGGCTCGACCTGGAAACGAATCTAGTGCATTGCAGCGCATGTGACAAGTATCTGCACTTAG aaTGCGTGGAGACCAAGGGAGTAGTGGttgataagaaaaattatttatgtgatTTTTGTACACCGTCGACCAGCCAGCATGTGGTAAAGCCTCTGATGTCGAAGGTGCTCAAAACGTGA